The following DNA comes from Coleofasciculus chthonoplastes PCC 7420.
CTAATGCGGGTTTAACCATTAGCATATCTGCCCCTTCAGCAATATCCAGTTCTATTTCCTTGAGGGCTTCCCGGCTGTTGGCGGGGTCCATTTGATAGGTAGAGCGATCGCCAAATTGGGGTGGTGATTCGGCTGCATCCCGAAACGGACCATAATAGGCAGAGGAATACTTCGCCGCATAGGACAGAATCGGCGTATCCTGGAATCCAGCTTCATCTAATCCTGCCCGAATTGCCTGGACAAAACCATCCATCATCCCCGATGGGGCAATAATATCCGCACCAGCTTTGGCTTGAGAGACGGCGGTTTTTTTCAGGAGTTCTAAGGTGGGATCGTTGAGAACCCGTCCGCTTAAGTCGCCGACTTCCAGATACCCACAATGTCCATGGCTGGTGTATTCACATAAACACGTATCAGCAATAATCACCAACTCAGGTACAGCTTCTTTAACCGCTGTGGCGGCTTTCTGGACAATTCCACAATCATGCCATGCGCCCGTGGCTTCGACATCTTTATTATCCGGGATACCAAATAGAATAATCGACGGAATCCCCAGATCGTAAACTTCCTTCGCCTCTGCCACAATTTTGTCCACCGATAACTGGTAGACTCCGGGCATGGATTTGACTTCTTGGGCGATTCCCTCACCGGGTACAGCAAACAGGGGGTAGATGAGATCGCTAGTTGTGACAACAGTTTCACGCACCATACGACGCAACTGGGTGCTTTGGCGGAGACGACGAGGACGATGAATGGGAAACATAGGCATAAGATTTGAAAAGACGGATTAACTTAAAATTTTTAGACCAGAAAACTA
Coding sequences within:
- the hemB gene encoding porphobilinogen synthase, whose amino-acid sequence is MFPIHRPRRLRQSTQLRRMVRETVVTTSDLIYPLFAVPGEGIAQEVKSMPGVYQLSVDKIVAEAKEVYDLGIPSIILFGIPDNKDVEATGAWHDCGIVQKAATAVKEAVPELVIIADTCLCEYTSHGHCGYLEVGDLSGRVLNDPTLELLKKTAVSQAKAGADIIAPSGMMDGFVQAIRAGLDEAGFQDTPILSYAAKYSSAYYGPFRDAAESPPQFGDRSTYQMDPANSREALKEIELDIAEGADMLMVKPALAYMDIIWRVKEATNLPVAAYNVSGEYSMVKAAALNGWIDEQKVVMETLTGFKRSGADLILTYHAKDAARWLQD